The genome window TGGGTTGACTTTGTGCGGCGTACTGATGTATAATATACCAGTATGCCGCACAACGAGGTTTTAAGCCCTGCCATGCAGGCACCGTAGTTGGCGAGTAATGATAATAGGAGGTGCCATATGTACGCAATTATAGCAACAGGTGGTAAACAGTACAAAGTAGCCGAAGGCGATATCATTAGAGTAGAGAAGCTTGGTGTCGAGGCTGGACAGTCTTATACGTTTGACCAGGTACTTGCAGTAAGCGCTGACGAGCTGAAAGTCGGAACCCCGACCGTTGAGGGTGCAACCGTTGAAGCATCTGTGATCGGTGATGGTAAGGCTAAGAAAGTTATCGTTTACAAGTATAAGAGAAAAACCGGATACCACAAGAAGAATGGTCACAGACAGCAGTACACCGAAGTTAAGATCGACAAGATCAATGCATAATCGGTAATTGATATGATTCAGGTATCTATTTTTAAAAACAGGAACAATGAATGCGTTGGATTTCGGACGAGCGGTCACGCAGGAGCTGAGGAGCCGGGACACGATATTGTATGTGCCGCAGTTTCCATGCTCGTTATGAATACCATGAATTCGATCGAACAGTTCACAGACGCCAATACCTCTCAGGTATCGGACGATACGGACGGCGTGATCGAATATCAGATTTTAAGCAATCCCACGGAGCGGACAGAACTGCTCATGGATTCCATGATTCTCGGTCTTCAGAGCCTGGAAGATGATCCGGACTATACAGCGTATATTGACTTAATATTCGAGGAGGTGTAACACCATGATGAAATTAAACCTTCAGTTTTTTGCTC of Roseburia hominis contains these proteins:
- the rplU gene encoding 50S ribosomal protein L21 → MYAIIATGGKQYKVAEGDIIRVEKLGVEAGQSYTFDQVLAVSADELKVGTPTVEGATVEASVIGDGKAKKVIVYKYKRKTGYHKKNGHRQQYTEVKIDKINA
- a CDS encoding ribosomal-processing cysteine protease Prp, whose protein sequence is MIQVSIFKNRNNECVGFRTSGHAGAEEPGHDIVCAAVSMLVMNTMNSIEQFTDANTSQVSDDTDGVIEYQILSNPTERTELLMDSMILGLQSLEDDPDYTAYIDLIFEEV